A window of Haliscomenobacter hydrossis DSM 1100 contains these coding sequences:
- a CDS encoding NfeD family protein → MHYWLFIPALLQLTWAEQLLWVAAVVFTILLSILLIMEFFSDAQDHANHRPKILSARVILTFFTFWAWTSLLAHVWEPGLLISLLDGLPFGIIAALFPFILLRLRKPVKKIVPSSDNFNYQEALSSTGEVLQYIPPHQEGFGRVHLNLRKAPYALDAVSIGAEIRPGDSVRVVDIVDDHILVVEPLQHVGPQAPF, encoded by the coding sequence ATGCACTATTGGCTATTTATCCCCGCATTACTCCAACTCACCTGGGCAGAGCAACTGCTATGGGTCGCTGCGGTGGTGTTTACCATCTTGCTGAGTATTTTATTGATCATGGAGTTTTTTAGCGATGCGCAAGATCATGCCAATCATCGCCCCAAAATTTTGAGTGCACGTGTCATTCTCACCTTCTTCACTTTTTGGGCCTGGACAAGTTTATTGGCCCACGTTTGGGAACCGGGTTTACTCATTTCACTTTTGGATGGACTACCTTTTGGGATCATTGCCGCTTTGTTTCCCTTTATCCTTTTGCGCTTGCGCAAGCCCGTTAAAAAAATTGTCCCGTCCAGTGACAATTTCAATTATCAGGAAGCGCTGTCCAGTACAGGTGAAGTGTTGCAATACATCCCTCCGCACCAGGAAGGTTTTGGACGGGTACACCTTAACTTGCGCAAAGCCCCCTACGCTTTGGATGCAGTATCCATTGGTGCCGAAATTCGTCCCGGCGATTCCGTGCGGGTCGTTGACATTGTAGACGATCACATCCTCGTGGTGGAGCCACTTCAGCACGTTGGCCCACAAGCTCCGTTTTAA
- a CDS encoding pyridoxamine 5'-phosphate oxidase family protein, which yields MKPKTSRIQPSRLAKRMRNDDATIHSILDEALVCHVSYRLGEQPFILPTAYCRIDNTLYLHGSVGSHFFMQMAQGIPVCIAVTLLDALVLARSVFHHSINYRSVVIFGTTRLVEDPEEAWTAAARFVEHVIPGRWDDARQPSANEMKKTMFIAVDMEEASAKVRDHGVGDDPEDMEAAVWAGLVPLKLTPGVPVQDEVQAKEVALPGYVQTYSR from the coding sequence ATGAAGCCAAAAACTTCCCGTATCCAACCCAGTCGCCTTGCCAAGCGCATGCGCAATGATGACGCAACCATTCATTCGATTCTGGATGAGGCCTTGGTTTGTCATGTCTCCTATCGCCTGGGTGAGCAGCCTTTCATTTTGCCAACGGCTTATTGCCGCATCGACAATACCCTTTACCTGCACGGCTCGGTAGGGAGTCATTTTTTTATGCAAATGGCTCAGGGTATTCCCGTCTGTATCGCAGTAACCTTGCTTGACGCACTGGTGTTGGCGCGTTCCGTATTCCATCACTCCATCAATTATCGCTCCGTAGTGATTTTTGGCACCACCCGCCTGGTGGAAGACCCGGAGGAGGCCTGGACGGCAGCCGCACGTTTTGTTGAGCACGTGATCCCGGGGCGTTGGGATGATGCACGGCAGCCTTCGGCCAATGAGATGAAAAAAACCATGTTCATTGCCGTTGACATGGAAGAAGCCTCTGCAAAAGTACGCGATCATGGCGTCGGGGATGACCCGGAGGATATGGAAGCAGCGGTTTGGGCGGGTCTGGTTCCACTGAAACTGACTCCCGGAGTGCCAGTACAGGATGAGGTGCAAGCGAAGGAGGTTGCGTTGCCGGGGTATGTTCAAACTTACAGTAGATAG